One window of Cohnella hashimotonis genomic DNA carries:
- a CDS encoding C40 family peptidase, with protein MSKTKPAFMRRVIAVGLCAAIGLGVVTAGQAVSAPKASAATYYNTKIKYGVNLRVSASAGSGVIRMIGKGESVHVVGQANSYWLHVFDQKGNSGYISSSSEYTNYVGGGSSGGGTAPSAGGGGSAKADQVIAIAKSYMGRVSYDYGTRNPSKLIFDCSAFTQFVFAKIGVDLKWGTKSQKTAGSFVSRSNLAKGDLVFFDTIGSNNGVINHVGIYMGNGQVIHDTPSVDGLLISSINSGFWSTHYVTARRVL; from the coding sequence ATGTCTAAAACCAAGCCTGCATTTATGCGTCGGGTAATCGCTGTCGGCCTTTGCGCCGCGATCGGCCTGGGAGTCGTTACGGCCGGACAAGCTGTATCCGCACCCAAGGCGTCCGCCGCCACCTACTATAATACGAAGATCAAATATGGCGTTAACCTGCGGGTTAGTGCGTCGGCTGGTTCCGGCGTGATCCGGATGATCGGCAAAGGCGAATCGGTCCATGTCGTCGGTCAAGCGAACAGCTACTGGCTGCATGTATTCGATCAGAAAGGTAACTCCGGTTATATCTCGTCCAGCAGCGAATATACGAATTATGTTGGAGGCGGCAGCAGCGGCGGAGGCACGGCCCCTTCAGCCGGCGGAGGCGGAAGCGCGAAGGCCGATCAGGTCATCGCTATCGCGAAGAGCTACATGGGCCGCGTCAGCTACGATTACGGCACGCGCAATCCATCCAAGTTGATCTTCGACTGCTCGGCCTTCACCCAGTTCGTCTTTGCCAAGATCGGCGTCGATCTGAAGTGGGGCACGAAGTCGCAGAAGACTGCCGGTTCGTTCGTGAGCAGGAGCAACTTGGCCAAGGGCGATCTCGTATTCTTCGATACGATCGGCAGCAATAACGGCGTCATTAATCACGTCGGCATCTACATGGGCAACGGCCAGGTCATCCACGACACTCCGTCCGTCGACGGGCTCCTGATCAGCTCGATCAACTCGGGCTTCTGGTCGACGCACTACGTGACCGCGCGTCGTGTACTTTAA